The Vicia villosa cultivar HV-30 ecotype Madison, WI linkage group LG1, Vvil1.0, whole genome shotgun sequence genome includes a region encoding these proteins:
- the LOC131609477 gene encoding defensin Ec-AMP-D2-like, translated as MARSISLVSTIFVFLLILVATGPNMVAEARDCESQSHKFKGTCLSDTNCASVCKTERFTGGHCRGFRHRCFCTTHC; from the exons ATGGCTCGTTCAATTTCTCTGGTCTCCACCATCTTTGTCTTCCTTCTCATTCTTGTGGCCACTG GGCCAAATATGGTGGCAGAGGCAAGGGATTGTGAGTCTCAAAGTCACAAATTCAAAGGAACATGTTTGAGTGACACCAACTGTGCTTCTGTGTGCAAAACAGAACGTTTCACTGGTGGACACTGCCGTGGATTCCGCCATAGATGCTTTTGCACTACACATTGTTGA